One Thermococcus sp. genomic region harbors:
- a CDS encoding calcium-binding protein codes for MGKLAAVIVILLLLVGFYVYYTNPHVIDDLTKRQDTFKGGHLGSGDSGGGTGGSNGAAGGSGGFSGTGWVENNTTGSPEVYIGDNFAAVPVNSSYILFADRNKDGKVDAVYMDTTGDGNYDTAYLDEDYNGKTDTWKTTFNGVSSYSWDVTGDGIPDVYDTNGDGKVDAWDLNSDGVIDERDVDYDGNPDLHDYNFDGVFDEFQSNVTFAPPENGGTSGTGFTCPDNKEDAYRLYVQAYNNLTQLMAKNQSSEEAKRAYEVYLKARECYGSFSSSTTSSPGQVTGTLGPVQGVTLDTDGSAAVKFSTGEVVESFGGKDVDLFAEPWCVDYPAVLGHYVDLGEISLEEVTIGDIPSTGYPSDEVGGEIRAGHVYVNRNSDGTYTIFALVSHERTSECSHRITIAYRNVEG; via the coding sequence ATGGGTAAACTCGCCGCCGTCATCGTAATCCTCCTGCTCCTCGTTGGCTTCTACGTCTACTACACGAATCCCCACGTAATAGACGACCTAACCAAGCGACAGGACACCTTCAAAGGCGGCCATTTAGGTTCGGGAGACTCTGGAGGCGGAACCGGGGGGAGTAACGGGGCTGCCGGGGGGAGTGGGGGATTTAGTGGAACCGGCTGGGTCGAGAACAACACCACCGGCTCCCCGGAGGTTTACATAGGAGACAACTTCGCGGCCGTGCCGGTCAACTCGAGTTACATCCTCTTTGCAGACAGGAACAAGGATGGGAAGGTCGATGCGGTGTACATGGACACCACCGGCGACGGGAACTATGATACCGCCTACCTCGACGAGGACTACAACGGAAAGACCGACACGTGGAAGACGACATTCAACGGCGTCTCCTCCTACTCGTGGGACGTTACCGGCGATGGAATTCCCGACGTCTACGATACAAACGGTGACGGGAAGGTCGACGCCTGGGACCTGAACTCCGACGGCGTCATAGACGAGAGGGACGTTGACTACGACGGGAACCCGGATCTTCACGACTACAACTTCGACGGGGTCTTCGACGAGTTTCAGTCCAACGTGACCTTCGCCCCGCCAGAGAACGGGGGCACCTCCGGAACTGGCTTTACCTGCCCCGACAACAAGGAAGACGCCTACAGGCTCTACGTGCAGGCCTACAACAACCTTACACAGCTCATGGCGAAGAACCAGTCGAGTGAGGAAGCCAAGAGGGCCTACGAGGTCTATCTAAAAGCAAGGGAGTGCTACGGGTCCTTCTCCTCCTCAACGACATCATCCCCCGGTCAGGTAACCGGGACGCTCGGCCCGGTGCAGGGGGTAACCCTCGACACTGATGGATCCGCGGCAGTAAAGTTCTCGACAGGTGAGGTCGTGGAGAGCTTCGGCGGTAAGGACGTTGACCTCTTCGCTGAACCGTGGTGCGTTGATTACCCGGCAGTCCTCGGCCACTATGTTGACCTCGGTGAGATAAGCTTGGAGGAAGTTACCATTGGAGACATCCCCTCCACCGGCTATCCAAGCGACGAGGTTGGCGGTGAGATAAGGGCCGGCCACGTTTACGTCAACAGGAACTCGGACGGAACCTACACGATCTTCGCCCTCGTGAGCCACGAGAGGACATCTGAATGCTCCCACAGGATAACGATAGCCTACAGGAACGTGGAGGGGTGA
- the glmM gene encoding phosphoglucosamine mutase: MGKYFGTSGIREVVNERLTPELALRVGKALGTYLGGGTVIVGKDTRTSGEMLKNAIISGLLSTGVDVIDIGLAPTPLTGFAIRLYGADAGVTITASHNPPEYNGIKVWQPNGMAYTLEMEADLEAIIDSGNFRKAPWNEIGAVRKADPRGDYIKRALKMVEIESSYTVVLDAGNGAGSILSPYLQRELGNTVISLNSHPNGFFVRELEPNAKSLSALTRTVKAMKADVGIAHDGDADRIGVVDDEGNFVEYETMLSLIAGYTLRKFGRGKVITTVDAGFALDDYLRPLGGEVIRTRVGDVAVADELARNGGVFGGEPSGTWIIPQWNLTPDGIFAGALVLEMIDRLGPLSELAREVPRYVTLRAKIPCPNEKKAKAMGVIAEEALNAFDYKRLIDIDGVRIENDDWWILFRPSGTEPIMRITLEAHTEEKARKLMENAERLVRGAIERA, translated from the coding sequence ATGGGGAAGTACTTTGGAACCAGCGGCATCAGAGAGGTCGTTAATGAAAGACTGACGCCGGAACTGGCTTTGCGTGTCGGAAAGGCCCTCGGCACGTACCTCGGTGGCGGAACCGTCATCGTTGGGAAGGACACACGGACGAGCGGCGAGATGCTGAAGAACGCCATCATAAGCGGTCTTCTCTCGACGGGCGTTGATGTCATAGACATTGGTCTGGCTCCAACCCCCTTAACGGGCTTCGCGATAAGGCTCTACGGTGCCGATGCGGGGGTAACCATCACAGCCTCCCACAACCCGCCTGAATACAACGGGATAAAGGTTTGGCAGCCGAACGGGATGGCATACACCCTGGAGATGGAGGCTGATCTCGAGGCGATAATCGACTCCGGGAACTTTAGAAAGGCCCCCTGGAATGAGATTGGAGCCGTTAGAAAAGCCGACCCAAGGGGGGATTACATCAAAAGGGCCCTTAAGATGGTCGAGATTGAAAGCTCCTACACGGTAGTTCTCGATGCCGGCAACGGTGCAGGCTCGATTCTGAGCCCCTACCTCCAGCGCGAGCTTGGAAACACCGTCATATCGCTCAACTCCCACCCAAACGGGTTCTTTGTGAGGGAGCTTGAGCCGAACGCCAAAAGCCTCTCGGCCCTAACGAGGACCGTTAAAGCGATGAAAGCGGACGTTGGTATCGCCCACGACGGTGATGCGGACAGGATCGGTGTCGTTGATGATGAGGGCAACTTCGTGGAGTACGAGACCATGCTTTCGCTCATAGCAGGTTACACACTTCGGAAGTTTGGGAGAGGGAAGGTAATAACCACGGTAGATGCCGGCTTTGCCCTCGATGATTACCTCAGGCCGCTCGGCGGAGAGGTTATAAGAACGCGCGTTGGAGACGTTGCCGTTGCGGATGAACTGGCCAGGAACGGCGGAGTTTTCGGCGGCGAGCCTTCTGGAACGTGGATAATCCCCCAATGGAACCTTACACCGGACGGAATCTTCGCCGGTGCTCTGGTTCTCGAAATGATAGATAGGCTCGGGCCGCTCAGTGAGCTTGCCAGAGAAGTCCCACGCTACGTAACCCTTCGCGCCAAAATCCCCTGCCCCAACGAGAAGAAAGCCAAGGCTATGGGGGTAATAGCTGAGGAAGCTCTGAATGCCTTCGACTACAAGAGGCTAATAGACATCGACGGTGTCAGGATAGAAAACGACGACTGGTGGATTCTCTTCAGGCCAAGCGGAACCGAGCCGATAATGAGGATAACCCTCGAGGCGCACACGGAGGAGAAGGCGAGGAAGCTGATGGAGAATGCTGAGAGGCTGGTAAGGGGGGCGATAGAGAGGGCTTAG
- a CDS encoding AAA family ATPase, translating into MIIGVVGKIAAGKTTIARFFEEKGFCRVSCSDPLIDLLTHNVSSYSWIPELPEKVEPTRDRLIEFGKYLKDRYGEDVLIRLAVDKKRDCRNIVIDGVRSEGEINTVKRLGGRVIYVEASPETRFRRLVKRKASKDRTIKSFNDFKTMDDAEERLYRTSELKGMADYVIMNEGTLEELKKKVEGIITEVVG; encoded by the coding sequence ATGATAATCGGAGTGGTCGGAAAAATAGCCGCTGGAAAAACCACTATTGCAAGGTTCTTTGAGGAGAAAGGCTTTTGCAGGGTTTCATGTAGCGATCCGCTGATAGACCTGCTTACCCACAACGTTTCCAGTTATTCTTGGATTCCTGAGCTTCCGGAGAAGGTCGAGCCAACGCGCGACAGGCTTATAGAGTTTGGGAAGTACCTGAAGGATCGGTATGGAGAGGATGTACTCATCAGGCTGGCTGTGGACAAGAAAAGGGACTGTAGAAACATCGTAATAGACGGCGTCCGCTCCGAGGGCGAAATCAACACCGTGAAGAGGCTCGGCGGCAGGGTCATCTACGTAGAGGCAAGCCCGGAGACGAGGTTCAGGAGGCTTGTGAAGAGAAAGGCGAGCAAGGACAGAACAATTAAGAGCTTTAATGACTTCAAGACGATGGACGACGCCGAGGAAAGGTTATACCGCACAAGTGAGCTTAAGGGCATGGCAGATTACGTGATAATGAACGAGGGGACCCTTGAGGAACTGAAGAAGAAGGTAGAAGGGATAATCACCGAGGTGGTTGGATGA
- the pyrI gene encoding aspartate carbamoyltransferase regulatory subunit — MPELKIEVIPEGTVIDHIPAGRWLKVVEILGLTKPNDGTLLIASNVPSKKLGRKDIVKIEGRYLNEEEVNKIALIAPMATVNIVKDYKISGKFNVEIPDEIVGILRCPNPNCISNHEYVAPKFRIESREPLKLRCRYCERTIEGDEILGNL; from the coding sequence ATGCCCGAGCTTAAGATAGAAGTAATCCCCGAGGGGACGGTCATAGACCACATCCCGGCAGGAAGGTGGCTGAAAGTTGTTGAAATACTTGGTCTGACCAAGCCCAACGATGGAACCCTTCTCATAGCCTCAAACGTTCCCAGCAAAAAACTCGGAAGGAAGGATATCGTGAAGATAGAGGGGCGCTATTTGAACGAGGAGGAGGTCAACAAGATAGCACTGATAGCACCGATGGCAACCGTGAACATCGTGAAGGACTATAAGATATCAGGAAAGTTCAACGTGGAGATTCCAGACGAGATAGTCGGAATCCTAAGGTGCCCAAATCCGAACTGCATCAGCAACCATGAATATGTTGCCCCGAAGTTTAGGATTGAGAGTAGAGAACCACTCAAACTTCGCTGCCGCTACTGTGAGAGGACTATTGAGGGGGATGAAATACTGGGCAACCTTTGA
- the pyrB gene encoding aspartate carbamoyltransferase translates to MDWKGRDVVSVRDFSKEDIEIVLKTAKKLEDELKEKGSLDYARGKILATLFFEPSTRTRLSFESAMHRLGGSVIGFSSAASTSVKKGESLADTVRTVEQYSDAIVIRHPREGAARLAAEVTGIPVINAGDGSNQHPTQTLLDLYTIKHAFGRIDGLTIGLLGDLKYGRAVHSLAEALAFYNVELYLISPELLGMPKHIVEELRERGVKVHETTDLEGTIPELDVLYVTRIQRERFPDEEEYLKVKGSYQVNCSLLTNAKESLKIMHPLPRVDEIHPEVDKSEHALYFRQVFSGVPVRMALIGLTLGVL, encoded by the coding sequence ATGGATTGGAAAGGACGCGATGTGGTAAGCGTTAGGGACTTCTCGAAAGAGGACATAGAGATTGTTTTGAAGACTGCCAAAAAGCTTGAGGATGAGCTGAAGGAGAAAGGCTCGCTGGACTACGCCCGAGGAAAAATCCTCGCGACGCTCTTCTTCGAGCCGTCGACGAGGACGCGTCTGAGCTTCGAGAGCGCGATGCATCGTTTAGGAGGCTCAGTCATTGGATTCTCCTCGGCGGCGAGCACGAGTGTCAAGAAGGGCGAAAGTTTGGCCGACACAGTAAGGACGGTCGAACAGTACAGTGATGCCATAGTCATCAGACACCCGAGGGAGGGGGCAGCAAGGCTCGCAGCAGAGGTGACAGGGATACCCGTCATCAACGCCGGCGACGGAAGCAATCAGCATCCCACTCAAACACTCCTCGACCTCTACACCATAAAGCACGCCTTTGGAAGAATAGACGGCCTTACTATAGGCTTGCTCGGTGATTTGAAGTATGGAAGAGCCGTTCACAGCCTAGCAGAAGCGTTAGCTTTCTACAACGTCGAGCTCTACCTCATCTCACCTGAGCTTCTAGGGATGCCAAAGCACATCGTTGAAGAGCTACGCGAAAGGGGTGTTAAGGTTCACGAGACGACCGACCTAGAGGGCACGATTCCGGAACTCGACGTCCTCTACGTGACGAGGATTCAGAGGGAGCGCTTCCCGGACGAGGAGGAATACCTCAAGGTCAAGGGCAGCTATCAAGTGAACTGCTCCCTGCTAACGAACGCCAAGGAAAGCCTCAAGATAATGCACCCACTCCCGAGGGTTGACGAGATCCACCCGGAGGTGGATAAGAGCGAGCACGCCCTCTACTTCAGGCAGGTTTTCTCAGGCGTTCCAGTAAGAATGGCCCTTATCGGGCTAACCCTGGGGGTGCTCTAA
- a CDS encoding thiamine-phosphate synthase family protein codes for MRTPSVFIAEEIMPYLRARVAERLYHEGFKQVRIADYLGITQAMVSKYLAGRYRKPLREIAERLDSIADEVVRLILFGGGRDEAIVLVTRRLFDLFESGFLCRFYSEYSGLDEETCRSLFVRGGGRAEILEEMNRAISHLSHLRGFPSLIPEVRSNLACALPSPSVKEDVAAVPGRITSAKGRIFALPPEFGASSFTAGILLRLSEWNPRIRSVMNIRYGPDVEDALKRAGFSFARVKTGGLSEEEAIPKIVRPFEDGTYDAVIDEGGHGVEPLVYIFGRDPLEVVEKIERLISALGVLE; via the coding sequence ATGAGAACGCCGAGTGTTTTTATTGCTGAGGAGATAATGCCTTATCTTCGCGCTAGGGTCGCAGAGAGGCTTTATCATGAGGGCTTCAAGCAGGTGAGAATAGCGGATTATCTCGGCATAACCCAGGCGATGGTCAGTAAATACCTCGCGGGCCGCTATAGGAAACCGTTGCGCGAGATTGCCGAGAGGCTCGATTCGATAGCAGATGAAGTGGTTAGGCTTATCCTTTTTGGTGGTGGCAGGGATGAGGCTATTGTCCTTGTGACAAGGCGGCTATTCGACCTCTTTGAGAGTGGTTTCTTATGTAGGTTTTACTCGGAATACTCTGGCCTCGATGAGGAAACCTGCAGGTCTCTCTTTGTGAGGGGAGGGGGGCGGGCTGAAATCCTCGAGGAGATGAACAGGGCTATCTCGCACCTCTCTCATCTCAGGGGCTTTCCCAGCCTAATCCCCGAAGTTCGGAGCAACCTCGCCTGTGCTCTGCCCTCTCCCTCTGTAAAGGAGGATGTTGCCGCCGTTCCCGGTAGGATAACCTCAGCGAAGGGGAGGATTTTTGCCCTCCCTCCTGAGTTCGGGGCGAGCAGTTTTACCGCTGGAATTCTCCTGAGGTTATCTGAGTGGAACCCTAGAATTCGGAGCGTCATGAACATTCGTTACGGTCCCGATGTGGAGGATGCTTTAAAGCGCGCCGGCTTCTCCTTTGCGAGGGTTAAAACCGGGGGATTGTCTGAGGAGGAGGCTATACCAAAGATAGTACGCCCGTTTGAAGACGGCACCTACGACGCGGTAATCGATGAGGGCGGCCATGGTGTAGAGCCGCTGGTGTACATCTTCGGGAGAGACCCGCTGGAGGTTGTTGAGAAGATTGAGCGTCTCATAAGCGCTTTGGGGGTGTTGGAATGA